A genomic region of Cryptococcus gattii WM276 chromosome F, complete sequence contains the following coding sequences:
- a CDS encoding Nonhistone protein 6, putative (Similar to TIGR gene model, INSD accession AAW44308.1), giving the protein MPKVSTKDSKKSTASDAKRRSKKDPNKPKRALSAYMFFVQDYRERIKAENPEATFGDVGKLLGIKWREMNENEKKPYEAKAKADKERADRENADYKAEGKASKKASKAEE; this is encoded by the exons ATGCCCAAGGTTTCCACCAAAGACTCCAAAAAGTCCACTGCTTCCGACGCTAAGAGGCGCTCAAAGAAGGACCCTAACAAGCCCAAGCG TGCTCTCTCCGCCTACATGTTCTTTGTCCAGGACTACCGAGAGCGTATCAAGGCCGAGAACCCCGAGGCTACTTTCGGTGATGTCGGCAAGCTTTTGGGTATCAAGTGGAGGGAGATGAACGAgaatgagaagaag CCTTACGAGGCCAAGGCCAAGGCTGACAAGGAGCGTGCCGACCGAGAGAACGCCGACTACAAGGCTGAGGGCAAGGCTTCTAAGAAGGCTTCCAAGGCGGAGGAGTAA